TTatcgataattttacaaatagaaaaacaaaGACAGAATAGGTTCCTATTAATAACATAAATATTTGTTCACGGTTATACTATCTGATATTCTGACACCTCTAGATTGATTGTTTGAGCTGCTTAAGTGGTTCGGTTCTAGTTGATTGTCCACTCTATAAAAATACGAAAATGAAATGAACTGGTTGATATATTGATGAATTGATGTATTGGTTGATAAAAAAACCTTAATATcatgcaaattttcaaatgaatgtCGTAAAGTTGTATGTTGCCAAGTAATTGAAAAcgtgtacatgtaatgttattCAATATCCCAGTGATGTTTGGAAATCACAaagaattcatttaaaaaatactaagaTTTTCCAATAGCATGACAGTGCTTTCAAACGAAGAATACAGACCACAAAGTTCTAAAcgaaatatgtaaaaatcaaaccAATATAGAACTTGGACATTACGTAAACATAGTAATCTCGTTGTGTCAGTAGCAATTTGACACGAAAGGGGCTCTCTGGTATATAGGTCTAGAAGTACTGCGGTACATAAAAGATTAATTTGTAATCAGTGGGTTTTGCCATTAGATTcccaaaatttatacatgtgCGTTTCAAAACGACAATCGAATTCCTTGAACAAATCGATCACATTctgatcattattttttacaacttaAGTGAAGATGAATACTCTCACTTAGTGTAACTATCTGTTGAAGGTGGTCGAGAAAAAGAATCTTCCATGTcactttttcacaaaaatattatGCTCGTGATTAGGGAAAGGAGTTTTTACACAAAGGGTGAATGTTAACAGATACCATCTGAAGTCAGATGTTTTCTGCTGTGTCAAGATTCGCCTGAGTTAGAAATCTTGCCTTTCGAATACTTCAAAAAACTATCTGATAACACGTTATAAAGgttttttcctcaatatttttgtttttctggtTTAACgactaaaaagaaaaagaaaacatgagCAACACCGGTATTAGAACAGTCCTGTTAACTTATCACAATTGAACTGTTATGACACAGAAGCTTTGCATAATCGAATAAAAAGTTGACATCATagcttcctctctctctctctctctctctctctctctctctctctctccatctgAATAAATTGTTGGCGTGtacaaacaaagcaaaaactgagagaaaaatgtttttattttggagGAGCAAGTACGTCATCAATCACATGTAGGCATCCATTGGACAAGGGAACATCGGCCTCTATGACTTGTGCTGTCTTTACGTAGACACCTGAAAATTTTCACATAAAATGATCAATGAACTTACGACAAAAATTAACTCTTTTGACAAACATGTACGCATGGATGATACTGTGATAATGGTTAATATTTACGCTGGTGGTCAAGTACGGGTTTTTTTCTGTAGTCTAACAAAACGCGTTTTTGAGTACCCAAACGCGCTTGGGTATTTTACGTGGTTTTAATTTTACGGCGTAACTAGTGTTAATTTCCCCCAACGagtaaattatcaattttacagtatacaattatttttgttcagCGATATCAAGTGATATTCATCATATTGATTTCAAACCGGACTAGCATGTAAGTTTCTTTATTCAATTCAAAAATGTCTAAGTCttaatttttcatctatttttttttccgcATTAGTGGTATGGAAATTTTAAGAAGTTTTTACCTGATCCTTGCACACTGATAGTAAGGTTTGTTCCAGCCAGAGTGGGAAGTGACATGCCATCTGTCAATCCAGCGGAAAACCACACCCCTGGTACCACGTGGTACATTAAAACTTCTGTTGAATCAAATCATATTAATAAAAACCTTGCTTAGTTTATTAACCAAAATTAAGATGAATAATTCAATTGAAAATCAATACATACTTTTGAAGTAAGTGTCATCAGCAGCAATAGTAGGCAAGTTTGCCAAAATTTGAGCAAATGCATCATCTCGTGGAGCAAATAATGTGTAAGTCCCAACTgtaaatacagtgtatttctAGATAATTGTTCCCAACACAAACTATTTGGTCATTTTCGTCAAAGAGGCACAATGCAAAagtgcaaccccccccccccatctctttctcttctctctctctatctctctctctgtattttaatgcatattatttatgtttacattctAAGGCATTTTCAAATCCTTCCAGCACAAGAGCAGCGTACAGGTCGGCAAAATTGGTCTCGTGGGTCCCGAGATATTCCGAGATTGACACGTCAGAGGGCATCAGCACCGAGTCGATGGTGTGAATCACACCGTTCAGGACAATTTTGTCTCCGGACTCTATGTTCACACCTTGAATCACGTATTTCTATAAACAAAAATGGCATGAAGACTATAAATAATCGGAACTCATAGTACAATACAAAGTTTAATTCACATAATTAGTTATTTCTAGAGACTCGGGCattacatgtatagtatcacACTATTAGTCAACCTTACTCTTTGAACCATCTAACACCGAGCAACAGGAAGTGAAAAAAATCTTCTACATAGAACCCATCattcaaattgtttatttaaactCTTTTCTGCAAATTTTTGAAAGGAAATGTACCCCCAGTCCTTAATGTGTGTTTTCAAAGGATCAACTATAATAGGTAAATTTAATGTGGTTCAATGAGGTGTCCCAACATAATTCCAACCTAATCCTTTAGGTGACCCTTTATGATATGTACAATGCAACTGCGCGGAATATACAAGATATTAAATATGTTACAATTTCCAATAAAGATCGAACTAAAGTAACGAAGTTTCATGTCGTGTTGCTATGATCATGCTTCCACTTTTCGCAATAAAGAAGAGCATAGACTGACTATTAAATATGTACAGAAAACTTGATACATCTAATAGTATAAGaataaaataacttttattcTTGTGAGTATTTCGCAAATTAAAGTACATTGAATTTGATGAAAGTGTTATAttaaccaataaaaaaaaagtcaaaccAATGCATACtcattatgattaaaaaaaattcatactgTGAAAATACTGAATCAGATCCCAACCTGATTTGCATATCGATGAGCTGTGAGGTTCTTTCCAGACAGCGAGGTAAATTCCGTTCCATCTTGAAtcatgggagaaataatgattcCATTGGTCACGTGGAACTTGAGGGTGTCTGCTAGAGCTTGTGGATCGGTGCTCAGTTGGTCCAGGACACTCTGTGGAAGCTTGGCAAAGGCAGCATCAGTCGGCGCAAAGATTGTCAAAGGTGTTGCTTGGCGACAAAAGAACGGCCTTATCAGTATATAGAATGGTCTTTTActttatcaatacatgtatgtgtatatatacttattgtttttactgttttatgtaaaaaagttcaagaaaatatttttttaaaagaacaagATTTGATACTAGTACACTAGTAgttttaataatcaaaataaaaattgaaatgaataccTGACGTCGCCAAAGTTCCTGCTAGACCGGACTCCTTCAAGAGTTTAACCAGTGTGGTAAAGTTACCGTTGTGTTGCAAGTAGGAAAAAACATTTTCTACTTGGCCATGAGCGACGAACGCTTGCAGGGACAAAATAGTTACCAAGAAAAATAGCATGGTGACGATCCAGAGGAGTCCTAGTTTGTACAGTGTATGTTGTGGTAAAGATAACAACGGTCTCGGCACCGTTTAATCTCCTACACAAGACACGATCTATATATGTGTGTACCTGCTTTGGACAATATGCTGTCtagtttcataatatttaatCCCCCAGTTCaaacttttataatttagaGCATAGAAATATAACACAATATTACTTTAGAATGAGTAATGTTTGCTTTTCCGCATGGCATTCAAAGACAGGGAGCAAAAATTTACCAACATagttatggtacatgtatttcattacaAGTGACAGTACGGTGTTAATAAACAAAGATGAACGATTATTCCCGTATAGAATTAATCTTGTTTCGGTAACTGCAAATTGATTTTTGTAGGGCaaacatgttatttttttaaaaaatattacatctaTAATACTAACGCTGTTAATTCAAATATTGCCGTTACATCataattcacaaaattttaTGTCATGCAAAGGAGCGCTGCGGTTATCGTGAAGAGGTTTATCAAATGTACCGTTGTTTTATCAGTAtagtttaatatataaatatattgtgtgttagctgcaggactgtagctcccagtctgaaaaaaattcggatggacgatgaACAATTTATCATTCCTGCAAATCATGGTTATGGTtgctttatgaaataaatgaattgacaTTTATGTATGATTGTAGTGcattcgcccccccccccccttccttcaGTGTCAATAAATGTTGGATTTCATAATAAATCACGCTTAATGTCAAATTAATAAATACTGCTTTGGCAACTTGAGTATCAACCTTTACATTTATTAGTTGCAACTTCTAAAATTCAGcaaattgaaatatattcaaGCAACTTATGTTTATGACTGTAATTCCAATCATATGGTAACGTACATTGTATAAGATACGTGTATAGCTTATGGTGTCGTTTGGCAGAGATTTGGTCTCTACGCGTAAAAACATAAACAGGAAAAAGTTGTTGAAAatgtagttttataaaaaaaaaaatgtataattataattttgtataataaaaagagTCAAAGGTTTCTTTCTATTGAGAGCAGTGtaaattatgatatgatatcatTATCATGTAATcataataatttatatgtaaCATGCTCTATATACTAGGTTTAAAgtgtttattttctaatatcatcgattttgaaatttatatttagaaaaaaaattagtagaCTAAGTAAACTTTGCTTTCAATAGAAATGTACAGTACATATACGTGTATTACAGAAGAATATATTTATCTACGAATCTAGAAGGTATTCAAATATTGCAAATATCGAACGGGTTCCATGCACAtcattataaaatatcaaacgTGAAATCTATGGCCTTGTTAGTTGATAAATCTCGAGCAGTCACCCTCAACTCAGTTTCTCCGAAATAAAGTGTCTCCTCCACCTCAACGTTCGCCGGATCATGATTCAACAGTGGTACTTCCAGGGTTCCCAGAATCTCACAACCAGGTTCGTCGATATATTTTGGATCCTTGTCATCCGAGATGTACACAGAGCAATGAAGCATACTCCCCTTTTCAAACAGCGGGCGAAAGATTTGAGGTTTGGACAAACCAACAGGGATCTTTTCTCCTTTTCGCACAATTGGGAAGAAAACATCCTTACAACGAGATTTACCATCGATTTCGTATTTTTTGGAAAGTGGATGCAGTGTAGGTTTGAATTCGGGCCAGGTTTGTATCCCATATGTATACATTGCTACTCTTCTGGAAATGGCCTTTGGATCGTGACCGAAATAAACAGCACCTTTTACAACTGCTAGTCCTGCGTCGATCGGAATTATAACCTTCTTGCCCGTACATTTTTCTATGATTGCCTGTTGAACTAATTTGCATTCAGAAAAGCCTCCAACCATTAATATGGCTTTTGTATCACTTATTTTAGCGTCTTTTAATAGTTTTTCTATATGTTCTACAATGCTCTCAATCGTTTCCTTAAAGaagatttgtttgaaataattaactGTCCATTTTAGTTTTCCTGCTTCATACTGAACAACACCTTTGTAAGGTGATACCTCTATTGCTGCTTGgcaattttttacttttctatTGTTTTTACAAAACTGGACAAAAGATAAAGGGATTCGTATCGATACGTTTCCGGTTTTTTCAGGCGTGATGCTTCGTTTTGTCACTTCAAATTGTCTATGAATGTCCAAAAAGTCGTACATGTACTTCTCTTTGTACTTAACCATTGACTCTGGACCGCTTATATCCTCAAGGAAACCTATGAAGCGGTCATCTACCGATTTTCCTCCCCACGGCCCTCCACTTGCGGGGACGATTTCCTCTAGGGTGTGGTCTTCACATTGTTGATGTACTGTAATATCTGCTGTCCCCCCTATACGATAGAAATTAATAAGACTTTGTTACttaaaaattccaattaaaatatataattttttttaaaattatgatgaTCATTTATGGGAATGGGATGGGGCTAAAATTCCACTGTTTCAAATTCTCTTTTATGCAGGTTTTTACCAAACAGGACGGAAAAATTACATCTTTTGGATTAGAATCCATTCATTCCTTGCGTTATTATTTACAGTCTAAGATTTAACACATTCAAACACATCAATGTGATGACTTCCGTCCTTTCAACGCAGATTCCAGCAATGGTCGGGAGGTGGatgttgtttataaatacaAGCCGCAGCTCGGTGTCAAAATTGAACGTGACGcaattgaaaaaatttaatgatgAAATTGCGGATGgagaactttttttaaaataaataagataaaccGACACATCCATATCTTTCTCTAAGAATTTAAATGCATGTACCTCTATCTCAAGCTATGTATTGCGACATGGTGACCCATCGTAAACTTGCCTCTTACATATCTCCCCATTGTTTGCTATGCCACCCCATTAAGGAAATCAACTTTACACTAGTATGTACCAAGTTATTGTTTCCATAACTCAAAATATGCTATGATCAACTCGCCAAAATGCAAATTTATCCCAAACAAATTTCGTTTTTCATTAAAACCTCTAGGTAAATTATTTTAcgattatcaaatattttgttgaaacaaATTCTTTTTGAAATTGATCAATTTAGCGGACCCAATATTTGgaatagaaatatattttttataaaatggatGTCATGAACGCCATCATTACACACTACAAGTTTTTTTTCCGCTTGTCGGAATGACCCTAGATGTTGCAATTAAACATTCACCTCCAAGGTCCACCACCATGTACTTTTCGCCCACACCCAGTTGTCCCAACACAGACGAGTTTTGCTCATTGTCTTTGGTTAGATGCTGGCAGTAAATGGAAGCAGCCTCGGGTTCCAATGCAATAATAAGCCGCTCCTTTATTCCAGCCTATTGAATAGATTTTTAGTTCGGCCATTTGTTACATTTATCAATGGTCAACATCAtgaaatgtctttaaaaataaagtaaataatgcCAAAAGTTAATGATGCAACAAATAGActaatccacactttacaaaagttatgtcctctggccgccatctttgggaAAAAACCCATGGATTTCTCCCAGTAGCCCTTGTAGTTTTGAGGTCTGTAACTCTGTCATTTGACGTTAAAAGTCCGTTGCGTTTCcgttgtgtatttttattgccCCAGGGTGGGACAGCCCAAACATCGAAATTCAAAGAAATTCCATCAAAGGACGCCCAAATATCTAGTAGCATAAAGAACGGgaaagttaatttttatttctcttttggTATTTGGTTTGATCCAGCAAAGGGAaaaaacttttgcaaagtgtggattggactataaTTAAGATAAGTCGAGCTtactttgttttgatttttgggggttgtttttttttggtgggggtgtttcgtttttaattttttttctcaaatacaaACGTAacctttcaaataaaattttaacgcAAAAAATGTGCGCTCAATCTTTGTTTAATTGTATAAACGCTTGCATCCCATAGTAAAGGATCAAAATTTGTCTTGTGttttatacataattttttatttttcaaagtttgGTTATACATCATGATATcgttataaaatggtttatttgaTTCTGATACTTATAGATTCACGTACCTCTTTGGCTGCCTCTCTCATAAATCGTTTGGCACGTTCCCCCCATATAGCAGGCACCGTCAAAACATAGTCTATTTCATCTTTTGTTATCCGTGGAAAGCTCTTATTAATCTCCGTTAACAAATGATTCTTTAGATACCGAATGCAGTGAGCGAATACCACAGAAGCCGgaagtttctttttttctagTTCGTCGGTACAAAGAATGTCTTTCTTGACACCCTGTTGTCAAAGACaagaaagaaattttaattttcctgTATCTTATAAGTGAATTGTTATTAACATTAATAGTATTATTACTTTTGTTGTTGCTAATCTTTATAGCTTATACTCAGTATTTGTACACTATTATAATAATAGCTAATGGcatattcaatttaattttcacaaGCCAAAAAAAGAACTTCTCAAAATCTGACATGAAAATCATATTCcgtgaaagggggggggggggggtgcttagTGTACACATTTCACTGTTAATTTCCTTCcttttactttcactttaaaTTCTTTAATGCTCCCCAAAAAAGTAAAGAGTGGAAGGGGGACTCCATAATAAttcattcttttattaaaaaaaaaaaagttagctGCTAGAAAACGTAACTTTACCCAATattagaatcattttaacaagaactTGGACTTATAATTAACGagtatctatttcttgcgtcaaaacaacttaaaaatgacgctggtttcaagcgaaaaaTTGCGTTgttttagctcaaaagccagacaaatcttgttgatttcaaagagacatgggtgagtggccagcaataaaATAGACATGCAGAACAACgtcatatttctttttgacACAACCAGACAACTCCTCATCTGTCCAAGCTCTTGTTGCAATGGTTCCAAGTAATGCATAATTAAGGTACAAATTAAAAAGCTGCAACCACGGATTTTTTTCGATCTGCATTAGCCGGctgacatttatatttatttatgtaaattcCCATCCCACCTCCtaaagcagagagagagagagagagagagagagagagagagagagagcagcaaaaatgaaagtacatgcatgtatatcgTTACAAATACTTACCAAGTCTTGGTGTAGAATCATCTTAAATCGTTGAAAGTAGTAATATTCCTCATGTACTTTTTTGGCGGTCAACTTGGAGTATTGGTCTTCGGCATCGTAGCCAAAAGCCACAAACTCTTGGTTCGAATCTAACAATAAGACTGTCGGGTTTTTATACGACGGAGCACTTCCTCCATACCAGGTATATGTGTACGGTTTTTTCCAATCTTGTGTGAGAGAAAAGGCATAACCGGAGTACATCGTCCCGAAGTCGATTGCAGCGACGACCAGGGCCTTACTTTTACTGGGTATTTTCTCTTCTTTCTCTTCTTTAGGAGTTGCCATCTTCGGATTATAGTAAACAATGTACTTTCGTTTTAACTTGGATCCGCCTCAGTAAAGACGACCGATAACTCGATTCAATACGAAGTACAATGTAGCTAAATCGAAACTAAATTTTGGGCTAGTTTCGACTGGAAATCTTCTGTTTCTTACAAAAGATGTGACAGGGAATACCTACAGGTATTGTATAATAAGGTTGTGATTTGGTttgctttttcatttttatgtttttagttAAAAATGAAAGACCTGTACTTTCCTTTCTGAATACAAGCCGGAACACGAGTGGTTGATCGTCATTGATAATACAGTAATAAACCCTATTGACTCCTTTAATATTATCTAACCATTACGAGATTTTAATAAGAAGGTTGCTATCACGAAAGTATGAGAGTTGTTatcttataattttatataatatattattgacGCACCAATCACAGAGTTGTGACTATACTGGTACatatacgtgtatatatataagttatATACAGTTATATACAGTTTCTCAATGCTCCTAAGTGACGATCGAATCGGACAGATTAGTTTTTGGGGTTCAAACACAAGGGAATTGTTCCGTCCACGATCAAGCCAGGCACGAAGCATCGTTtttgagagggggggggggagggagggggacAGACTCATcgaaaaaatcttcaaaaaaa
The nucleotide sequence above comes from Magallana gigas chromosome 2, xbMagGiga1.1, whole genome shotgun sequence. Encoded proteins:
- the LOC105329036 gene encoding periostin, which gives rise to MLFFLVTILSLQAFVAHGQVENVFSYLQHNGNFTTLVKLLKESGLAGTLATSATPLTIFAPTDAAFAKLPQSVLDQLSTDPQALADTLKFHVTNGIIISPMIQDGTEFTSLSGKNLTAHRYANQKYVIQGVNIESGDKIVLNGVIHTIDSVLMPSDVSISEYLGTHETNFADLYAALVLEGFENALEFGTYTLFAPRDDAFAQILANLPTIAADDTYFKKVLMYHVVPGVWFSAGLTDGMSLPTLAGTNLTISVQGSGVYVKTAQVIEADVPLSNGCLHVIDDVLAPPK
- the LOC117681111 gene encoding heat shock 70 kDa protein 12B, encoding MATPKEEKEEKIPSKSKALVVAAIDFGTMYSGYAFSLTQDWKKPYTYTWYGGSAPSYKNPTVLLLDSNQEFVAFGYDAEDQYSKLTAKKVHEEYYYFQRFKMILHQDLGVKKDILCTDELEKKKLPASVVFAHCIRYLKNHLLTEINKSFPRITKDEIDYVLTVPAIWGERAKRFMREAAKEAGIKERLIIALEPEAASIYCQHLTKDNEQNSSVLGQLGVGEKYMVVDLGGGTADITVHQQCEDHTLEEIVPASGGPWGGKSVDDRFIGFLEDISGPESMVKYKEKYMYDFLDIHRQFEVTKRSITPEKTGNVSIRIPLSFVQFCKNNRKVKNCQAAIEVSPYKGVVQYEAGKLKWTVNYFKQIFFKETIESIVEHIEKLLKDAKISDTKAILMVGGFSECKLVQQAIIEKCTGKKVIIPIDAGLAVVKGAVYFGHDPKAISRRVAMYTYGIQTWPEFKPTLHPLSKKYEIDGKSRCKDVFFPIVRKGEKIPVGLSKPQIFRPLFEKGSMLHCSVYISDDKDPKYIDEPGCEILGTLEVPLLNHDPANVEVEETLYFGETELRVTARDLSTNKAIDFTFDIL